The window ACGCATTCAACTTTATGGATGGCCTCCTGCACCTCCGGGGCCTTTGGGTTAAAGAAATGTCCCATTGAGGTCGACAGGTCCGAGGGGCCGATGAAGATCCCGTCCAGGCCGTCGACGGAGGCTATTTTGTCTATATTTTCCACACCCTCGGGCGTTTCAATCGCGGTCATCACTATAATGTCCCTATTTGCGGCCGCGAAATATTCCTGCTTCTTCATTCCGTAGCAGGTCGCGCGCTGGCTGCTGGCCAGCCCGCGTATCCCCTGCAGCGGGTATTTACAGCATTTGACGGCGTATTCCGCCTCTTCGGCGGTGGAGACATAGGGTACGTGGACGCCGTGCGCACCGCAGTCAAGGATCTGCTTTATCAGCACGGCGTCGTTCCAGGGAGCCCGTACCATCGCGAAGCAGTCGTTGGCCTTAATTGCCTGCAGCACCGAGACCAGGCTCTCCAGCGTGTAGGGTGCATGTTCCATATCCGGGACGATCACCTCGAATCCGGCTTCCGCCAGTATCTCAGCGCTCATATTGCTTGTCAGCTGCGCCCATGCGGCGCTTATTTTTTCACATTTACGCAGACGTTCCGCCACTGTAGACATAATTTAATCCCTCTCTCATATAGATGTAGATGATCAGCGCTGATAGTTATAGGCGTTGATGTAGTCGTGATTTAATTTAATTCCCAATCCGGGAATGTCCAAAAGTTTAAGTTCCCCAGCCTTTGCCACGGGAGCGAGCTCAAAGGCGCCCGCCCACCAATCGGGGATGTTTTCCAACAGCCCGCCCGTGGGGGAGGCCGCCATTACATGCGCGCTCACCTCCATCAGCACATGCGCCGTAACGGGCACGCGGAAGGCGCCGGCCAGGGAGCAGACCTCGATGAATTCGGTGACGCCGCCGCAGCGCATAAGGTCCGGGTTAATTATATCCGCTCCCCGCAGACGCAGCAGTTCAAAGATTTCGCGGGTTGTGAAGAGGCATTCTCCCGAACATATCCGCATCGAGGTGCTCTGAACGAGCTCCGCGTTGCCCTTGTAGTCCTGGCAGTGCAGAGGCTCCTCCAGGTAATTTATACCCAGCCTCTGCAGTTCGGGGATGATCTCCAAGGCCAGCTTAACGTTCCAGCCCTGGTTTACGTCGACCATGATCTCAAAATCATCTCCGACCGCCTCACGCAGGGCGGTCAGGCGTGATATATCTTTTTCCCAGTCGGGGAATCCTAATTTGAGCTTGTACTTTGTATAACCTTCGCGTTTAAATTCAAGCGCCTCTTCGATCATCTCTTCCAGCGGCACCAGCCAGCCGCCGCTGCCGTAGACGGGCAGGATGTCTGTCTTCGCGCCAAGCAGCTGGTACAGCGGCTTGCCGGCCTCCTGAGCCAGCAGGTCCCACAGCGCGGTGTCTACGACGGCATAGGCCGACATCGGCAGTCCGGTCTGGCCGCAGCCGCCCATCGTGCCCTGTGCCTGCTGCCAGTATTTCCGAATATATGTGGAGTCTTTGCCGACTAAATTTCGGCAGTAGCCCTCAACGAGGATTTTCATCGCTTCTGCCTGGTCGGGGTTAAAGGTATAGGCCATGCCTACGCCGGTAAATTCTCCGGTGTCGAGCTCCAAAAACACATGCTCGATATATTCCAGGGCATATACCGCGTTCGGCAGCGGCTTGCTCAGCTTTTTCGATACGTGATGGACCTTATAGCCTCGTATGATCAATTCCTTGACCTCCTTGTTTTTATATAGTAGGTTTTTATCCGGTTTGAGAACGCTACCGGCTGATGAGGAACAGGGAAAGCTGAGGAAAAGCGCATATCACGAACAGCGTTACCAGCATCGCGATAAGATATGGCGCTACATTCTTTAGCAGCGGCATCAGCTTGACTTTCGCGATATCGCTGATGACGAAGAGGCAGAGCCCGAACGGCGGAGTCACCATGCCGATGGCCAGGTTGGTGATCATCATCACGCCAAAATGGTAGGGGGTTATCCCAAAGGCCAGGGCCGCCGGCAGCAGCAGGGGGGTCAGGATTATCACAGAGGCGCTGATTTCCATGAACATTCCCATTATTATCCATATGATATTGACGATGACCAGATACAGCGTCTTGTTGGCGACGACACTCATCATCAGCGCCGTGATCTTTGTCGGTATCTGCTCTCTCGTAAGCAGCATGGCGAAGACCGCCGCGCAGGATATTATCAGCAGCACGCCCGCCGCGGCGACGGCAGACTCGATGAATATCTTTGCCATATCGGCAAGCTTCAATTCCTTGTATACCAAACCGCCGACTATCAGTCCGTAGACGACGGCGACGCAGGCCGCCTCGGTGGCGGTGAATATTCCTCCGTAGATACCGCCGAGGATTATAACCGGCATCATTAGAGCTGGCAGCGCGTCAAAAAAGGCGCGCGCCTTTTCCCGCATCGAGTAGCGTCTCCCGTCCGTGCCATAACCGTTGCGCCCGCAGACGAAGTACGCCACCACCATCAGCGCCGCGCCGAACAAAATTCCGGGGATCATACCTGCCATGAAGGCGTCGCCGACGGAGACGCTGGCGGCGATACAGAAGAGTATCATCGGGACGCTCGGCGGAATGATTATGCCGATGCTGGAACCGCTGGCGACGGTCGCCGCGGCAAAATTTTTGTCATATCCCTTGTTCAGCATGCCGGGGATGAGCACCGCGCCGACAGCCGCGCAGACGGCGGCGCAGGAGCCGCAGATCGCCGCGAAAAACATGGAGGCGAGTATCGCGACCAGCGCCAATCCCCCTTTAAGACGGCCCAGAACCGTTGTGGCAAAGGTGATCATACGGTCGGAGATGCCTCCGCTGGCCATCAGGTTACCCGCCAGTATAAAGAAGGGCAGGGCGAGGTAGGGAAAGGAGTTGATCCCCTGGAACATGCGCTGGCAGACTATTACCATATTTGAGCTGCCGTTGAGCAGCATCGCCAGCGCCGACGCGCCTCCCAGCGCGAACGGAACGGGAACCCCGACTATAAAGAAGGCGAGAAGCAGCCCGGCCGCTAAAGATCCCATACTAATCATTTTACCAGCCCCCATCTTTCAAAACTTGCGGCGAACCAATTAAGCAGCATCAAAACTACGCTGACGGGAATGATCATATAGACGATCCACATCGGCAGTCCTGTGCCGGGGGCCGTCTGCATCATTCCCAAGCTGACAAATCTATTGCAGGCTGACAGCACGATCAACAGGAACATCAGCGACAGTATCTGTGCCACTTCGACGATAATTTTTTTAGAGATGCCGTGCAATAGCTCGGGGACGGCGTCGACGCAGGTCAGCTTCCATTTCTTCCCTCTCACCAGAAGGGAACCGGAGAAGTACGCCACGCTGATCATCATGAACCGGGATATCTCTTCCAGCATGGAAGTTTTAAAATTCAGAAAGGGCAGGCGCGACAGTATCTGCAAGGTGACGGCCGCGACCAGGATGATCATGAATATCAGTAACAAATATTCGATTACACGGTTGATTTTATCTATAAACAGCACGTAGTTTTTCAATTTTACGATCCCCTTCTATTTATCAGGCCCGGCAGATGACCTGGGAAGAATTTCCGCGATCATTTGCCGGGCCTCTGTTCGTTGCTTAATACTCTTTTTTGAGTATCCGATCTATTTTGTTGCCATAGACTTTGCTGTATTTCTTATAAAGGGGTTTGACCGCGTCGCGGAAGGCCTGCAGATTTATTTTATTCACCTTCACGCCGGCCTTTTCCAGGAACTTCAAGTCCTCGGCCGTTCTGTCGTCCAGATGCTTTCCGCTGGCGCGGGCCGCTTTCTCAACGCCCTCTTTGACGATCGCCAGCTGCTTGGGCGTAAGCTTCGAGGCTACCGCGTTGCTTACGGGCAGAATGTAGAGGCTGAAGGTGTGTCCTGTCAGGGACATGTACTTCTGCACTTCGTAGAAGCTGTTTGATTTGATCGCGGTGATCGGGTTTTCCTGTCCGTCGATGACGCCGGTCTGCAGGGCGCTGAAGACCTCGCCGACGTTCATGGAGACGACGTTCGCCCCCAGCAGCTCCCAGGTCTCGACCGGAAGGTTTGCCACCATCGTGCGGATGGTCAGCCCTTTAACGTCGGCCGGTACGGTGACGGGGCGGACGTTGTTCGTCAGCATTCTAGCTCCGAGCGCGGCCGCGCCGTAGGGCTCCATGCCCAGCGCGCGGATCTGCTTCTTCATGGGCTCGCAGATATCGCTGTTCCAAATGGCGGAGGCGGCGTCAAAGTTTTCTATGATAAAAGGAATGTCAAAGAGCCCCGTTTCACTGCACCAGTTCTGGAAGACGGAGATGGTGATCAGCGCCATGTCTATCGTACCGGCCTGCAGCCCTTCAACATAGTCCGTTTCGCCGCCGAGGGACGAAGAGGGGTAGATGTCGATCTTTATCTCGCCGTTTGATTTCTTTTCAACATAATTCTTCACGTCGCGGGCGATGTCCTGCGCGATCGAATTTTCGGACATAACATGGGCGAAGCTAAGGGTTACCGGCTTTGCCGCGCAGAATGCCGGTTTGCACACGCCCAAAATACCGACGCAGGCTATGGACATTATCATCAGAGCCGCCGCGAATGATTTTTTACTGCTTTTACTCATTTTTACCACTCCCTATTTAGATGTAAACTAATCGATCTACGGATTAGAATTGCCGCCTCCAAAAAGATTCCGATACCGCTTCATGTCAATCGCCGGCAAAAGAAGCTAAGTCAAAGATATCCCTCCCGCCTTTCAAATCATTGTTGGGACGAGCGCCGGAGGCCCGGCCGCGTCAGGATACGAATGAGACCATAAGATCTCCGATGTTGTCGCTGAATACCGCGTGATAATTCTCACCGGGGGCGATGGGATGCATGAGGCATATCGAACCCGTCATTATTACTTCGCCCTCATAGAGGCCGACTCCGAACTGCGCCAGTTTATTTGCGAGCCACGCGACGGACATGATGGGCGTCCCTAACACGGTCGCGCAGCAGGCGCTGTCGATCAGGCTCCCATTCTTCTCCAAATAGACGCCGATGCTCTTTAGATTAAGATTTTCTATGGGAGTGAGCTTGCTTCCGAGGACGATCTTCCCGCAGGCGGCGTTGTCGCATACGCTTTCTTCTATAGTCTTGGAGAGCGGGTACATACGGCGTTCCACTATCTCAAAGGCCGGCAGGATCCCCTCCACCGCGTGATACGCCTTCGCTACGGTGACGCCGGGGCCGATCAGGTCACGGCGCATGACAAAGGCCAGCTCGACTTCAATGACCGGATGGACCATCAGCGACGCGATACTGATGGGGTCTCCCTCGGGGATGATGTTATGGTCGAAGATATGTCCGTAGTCCGGCTCAAGGATTCCGCGCTGCTTTTGAACCTCTTTATTGGTCAGTCCGACCTTTTTGCCGACGATTTTCCAGCCAGAGGCGAGCTTATTTTCCGCCGCGGCCATCTGGACGGCATATGCCTCTTCTAGTGTAAGGTCCGGGAATTCGTCGTGAATGGGAGCGATCGGCTGTTTGGTAGTTTCGGCCTTAAAAAGCCGCTCTGCGATATCCTTGATCCTTGCCGTTCTCAAGGTAGATTGTTTCTCACACATACTTATCACACTCTCTCTTATATTATTGATTCGAGGAACCTTCTTGTGAAAATACCGTTTTACACTAAAAATATAACCTAATTCCGCTCTTTGCCAAATATATCACGATAATATTAAAAACGCAATATTATCAAAATTTAATTTTATATATCCTGAAAAATATCTATTTTTGATATTTAATTATCATTTTTGATATTGACTTTTTATAATTGAGAATATAATATCTGCGTTGCAGAGAGCAGTATCAATGTTTATTAAGGGGGAGAAATAATGTCGGAAGTAAAAAAGATGAAATATTTTGCTGGCGGAGAATGGCTTGATACCCGGACAGGGAACTATTCTCCTGTTTTTAATTCGAGTACCGGAGAGGTCATGGCCGAAATTCCTAATTGTTCCGCCGATGAGGTGGCCCACGCTATAGAGTGCGCAAAAAAGGCTTTCCCGATGTGGCGCGACACGCCGGTCATGAAGAGAACACAGGTCCTATATAAGTTCCGTGAGCTGCTGATGGCCCATTTTGACGAACTGACAGAGCTGTGCGCCCGCGAACACGGGAAGAACTGGACGGAATCGGCCGGCGACATAGCGAAGGTAAAAGAGCCGGTTGAGTTTGCCTGCGGGGTTCCCTCTCTTATGGTGGGCGAATCCCTGATGAACACTTCAAAGGGTTATGACACCGTCACATACAGGGAGCCGCTGGGAGTATTCGCCGGTATCTCTCCCTTTAACTTTCCCGGAATGATCCCTATGGGATGGATGGTCCCCATTTGCATAGCGACCGGCAATACGATCGTCGTCAAAGCGGCCTCCAAGACGCCGCTTACCGCTATCCGCTGCGCCGAACTGTGGCAGGAGGCCGGGCTTCCCGACGGCGTTCTCAACATCGTCACCTGTACGAGGCACGAATCGGAGCAGTTCCTCACGCATCCCGATATCAAGGGCATCTGCTTTGTCGGCACATCTTCCGTCGGAAAGCATATATATGGGATAGCCGCTTCGCACGGCAAACGGGTGCAGGCGCAGACCGAGGCCAAAAACCATGCGCTGGTGATGGCGGACGCCGACCTTGAACGGACCGCCAGGAGCATCATCAACTCCGCCTTCGGCTGCGCCGGTGAAAGATGTATGGCGCTTCCCGTGGTATGTGTTCAGGAGAGCGTCGCGGACAAACTGGTGGAACTGGTCGTAAAATTCGCGAAAGAATTAAAGATTGGCCCCGCCTACGATAAAACGACGGACCTCGGTCCGCTGGTGGACGCCGCGCATAAGGCCCGTGTCTCCGGCTGGATAGATAAAGGCGTCGAAGAGGGCGCGACGCTTGTGCTTGACGGCAGAAACGTTGTGGTCCCCGGATATGAGAACGGTTTTTACCTCGGCCCCACCATCTTCGATAACGTAACGCCGGGGATGTCGATCGGAGACGAAGAGATATTCGGCCCCGTCCTCTGTATAAAGCGCGTCAAGAATTTCGAAGAGGGGCTCGCCGTCATGAACGGCAACCAATTCGCCAACGGTTCGGTGATTTACACGCAGAGCGGCTATTATGCGCGCGAATTCGCCTATAGGACCGACGGCGGCCAGGTTGGCGTCAACGTCGGTATCCCCGTGCCGGTGGGGATATTCGCCTTCAGCGGACATAAGGAAAGTTTCTACGGCGATCTGCACTGTCTCGGCAAAGACGGCGTGCGTTTCTTCACCGAGGTGAAGGCGGTCACGACGCATTGGTTCGATGCTGAGGAGAGGCCCTCCGGCAAGGTGGATACCTGGGAGGGCTCGGTCGGGGGAAGTATGTAAAAAGTCAATAAAATTTAATAGATGGTAAAAAGCTGATGGGTGGACGCTGGAGATTATCCAGGCGTACATCCATTAGCTTTTTCGTCCGCCAGCCTTTCTATAGTCCTCCATGCCGGTCCGTATCTTTTTCCCGCCGCCTATGTTAGAGTAAATGTGTTATATGATAGGAAGCGGAATTTGTAATTGCTGTGTGGAGGAAGACGATGGCGAAGGTATTATGTTTTGGTTCCATGAATATCGATTATACATATAAGGTACGCCATTTTGTAAAAAAGGGAGAGACCATCTCCGCCGATTCCTTACGCATATTCAGCGGCGGGAAGGGGCTGAACCAGGCGATTGCTCTCTCAAGGGCGGGGGCGGAGTCCTGCCTCGCCGGCTGTATCGGCGAAG is drawn from Cloacibacillus porcorum and contains these coding sequences:
- a CDS encoding HpcH/HpaI aldolase family protein — translated: MSTVAERLRKCEKISAAWAQLTSNMSAEILAEAGFEVIVPDMEHAPYTLESLVSVLQAIKANDCFAMVRAPWNDAVLIKQILDCGAHGVHVPYVSTAEEAEYAVKCCKYPLQGIRGLASSQRATCYGMKKQEYFAAANRDIIVMTAIETPEGVENIDKIASVDGLDGIFIGPSDLSTSMGHFFNPKAPEVQEAIHKVECVVKEKGKFLATIAPNIDAAAALYDRGYSLVYFLSDVGAVANAAQAAVKRFKELYRNQ
- a CDS encoding mandelate racemase/muconate lactonizing enzyme family protein, with protein sequence MIIRGYKVHHVSKKLSKPLPNAVYALEYIEHVFLELDTGEFTGVGMAYTFNPDQAEAMKILVEGYCRNLVGKDSTYIRKYWQQAQGTMGGCGQTGLPMSAYAVVDTALWDLLAQEAGKPLYQLLGAKTDILPVYGSGGWLVPLEEMIEEALEFKREGYTKYKLKLGFPDWEKDISRLTALREAVGDDFEIMVDVNQGWNVKLALEIIPELQRLGINYLEEPLHCQDYKGNAELVQSTSMRICSGECLFTTREIFELLRLRGADIINPDLMRCGGVTEFIEVCSLAGAFRVPVTAHVLMEVSAHVMAASPTGGLLENIPDWWAGAFELAPVAKAGELKLLDIPGLGIKLNHDYINAYNYQR
- a CDS encoding TRAP transporter large permease, which produces MISMGSLAAGLLLAFFIVGVPVPFALGGASALAMLLNGSSNMVIVCQRMFQGINSFPYLALPFFILAGNLMASGGISDRMITFATTVLGRLKGGLALVAILASMFFAAICGSCAAVCAAVGAVLIPGMLNKGYDKNFAAATVASGSSIGIIIPPSVPMILFCIAASVSVGDAFMAGMIPGILFGAALMVVAYFVCGRNGYGTDGRRYSMREKARAFFDALPALMMPVIILGGIYGGIFTATEAACVAVVYGLIVGGLVYKELKLADMAKIFIESAVAAAGVLLIISCAAVFAMLLTREQIPTKITALMMSVVANKTLYLVIVNIIWIIMGMFMEISASVIILTPLLLPAALAFGITPYHFGVMMITNLAIGMVTPPFGLCLFVISDIAKVKLMPLLKNVAPYLIAMLVTLFVICAFPQLSLFLISR
- a CDS encoding TRAP transporter small permease, with product MKNYVLFIDKINRVIEYLLLIFMIILVAAVTLQILSRLPFLNFKTSMLEEISRFMMISVAYFSGSLLVRGKKWKLTCVDAVPELLHGISKKIIVEVAQILSLMFLLIVLSACNRFVSLGMMQTAPGTGLPMWIVYMIIPVSVVLMLLNWFAASFERWGLVK
- a CDS encoding TRAP transporter substrate-binding protein, with protein sequence MSKSSKKSFAAALMIMSIACVGILGVCKPAFCAAKPVTLSFAHVMSENSIAQDIARDVKNYVEKKSNGEIKIDIYPSSSLGGETDYVEGLQAGTIDMALITISVFQNWCSETGLFDIPFIIENFDAASAIWNSDICEPMKKQIRALGMEPYGAAALGARMLTNNVRPVTVPADVKGLTIRTMVANLPVETWELLGANVVSMNVGEVFSALQTGVIDGQENPITAIKSNSFYEVQKYMSLTGHTFSLYILPVSNAVASKLTPKQLAIVKEGVEKAARASGKHLDDRTAEDLKFLEKAGVKVNKINLQAFRDAVKPLYKKYSKVYGNKIDRILKKEY
- a CDS encoding 2-keto-4-pentenoate hydratase, with the translated sequence MCEKQSTLRTARIKDIAERLFKAETTKQPIAPIHDEFPDLTLEEAYAVQMAAAENKLASGWKIVGKKVGLTNKEVQKQRGILEPDYGHIFDHNIIPEGDPISIASLMVHPVIEVELAFVMRRDLIGPGVTVAKAYHAVEGILPAFEIVERRMYPLSKTIEESVCDNAACGKIVLGSKLTPIENLNLKSIGVYLEKNGSLIDSACCATVLGTPIMSVAWLANKLAQFGVGLYEGEVIMTGSICLMHPIAPGENYHAVFSDNIGDLMVSFVS
- a CDS encoding CoA-acylating methylmalonate-semialdehyde dehydrogenase — its product is MSEVKKMKYFAGGEWLDTRTGNYSPVFNSSTGEVMAEIPNCSADEVAHAIECAKKAFPMWRDTPVMKRTQVLYKFRELLMAHFDELTELCAREHGKNWTESAGDIAKVKEPVEFACGVPSLMVGESLMNTSKGYDTVTYREPLGVFAGISPFNFPGMIPMGWMVPICIATGNTIVVKAASKTPLTAIRCAELWQEAGLPDGVLNIVTCTRHESEQFLTHPDIKGICFVGTSSVGKHIYGIAASHGKRVQAQTEAKNHALVMADADLERTARSIINSAFGCAGERCMALPVVCVQESVADKLVELVVKFAKELKIGPAYDKTTDLGPLVDAAHKARVSGWIDKGVEEGATLVLDGRNVVVPGYENGFYLGPTIFDNVTPGMSIGDEEIFGPVLCIKRVKNFEEGLAVMNGNQFANGSVIYTQSGYYAREFAYRTDGGQVGVNVGIPVPVGIFAFSGHKESFYGDLHCLGKDGVRFFTEVKAVTTHWFDAEERPSGKVDTWEGSVGGSM